A region of the Sandaracinaceae bacterium genome:
CACTCGCGGCTTCAGCCCCGAAAGCCTTGAGCCACCCATGACCGAGACGAGCGCCCTCCCCCTCCCGCCCGCAGCCATCCGTGTCGACGGGGCATGGCAGTTCGGTCGCTATGTGCAGCCTTTCGCGGCGCCCGACTTCGGCAACCCGCTCACCAACCGCTTCCGCTTGAAGGAGTGGCACTACTCGAGCTTCGCCACGGACAGCTGGTTCTTCGCGGTGGGCCTGGTGCAGCTGGGCTACGCGGCCAACGCGTTCGCCTACCTGGTGGACCGGAAGCGGCCCACGCACCCGGCGCGGCAGTTCGAGGCCATCTCGCCGCTCGGCAGCGCGCTGCGCTTTGCGCCCAGCTCGGTGAGCGGCACCACGCGCTGGCAGCGCCGCAACGCGAAGGTGGAGTTCGAGTGGATGGCGCCCGAGTGGCGCATCAAGCTGGACATCCCGTTCGAAGACGCGCCGCTGCGCGGTGAGCTGCGCTTGGCCCGCGACGAGGCGCTGGCGCTGCTGCACCCGCTCACCAAGGACCGCCCCGCGTACACGCACAAGGCGGCCGGCATGAAGGCCACTGGCGTGCTGGACTTGGGCGACCAGCGCCTGGACTTCCGCGAGGCGTACGGCACGCTCGACTGGACGCGCTCGTTGGCCAACCGCGAGACGCGCTGGAAGTGGGCGTCGTTCGCGGGCCGCAGCAAGGCGGGCGACATCGTGGGGCTGAACCTGTCGGCCGAGGTCTACGACGACGCGGCGGGCGACTCGCGTGAGAACGGCTTCTGGCTGAACGGCAAGGTGCACCCCCTCGGCGGCGTGCGCTTCGAGCTCCCCAAGGACCCGGGCGTGAGCGACTGGCGCATCGTGTCGCGCAGCACAGCGGGGGGCCGGCCGGAAGTGGAGCTGACCTTCGAGCCGTTTGGCGCGCGCCGCCAGAACCTGGACCTGCGGCTGGTGCGCAGCGACTTCATTCAACCGTACGGCGTGTTCCGCGGACAGGTGCTGGGCCACGAGGTGGACCAAGTGTTCGGCGTGGTGGAGGATCACCTCGCGGTGTGGTGAGCGCCACCAGCTGGTCGCCACCCGAGCGAGCACACTCGGTATCACTTTGATGCTCCAGCAGCGCCGCACACGCTGACAGAGCGTGACCAGCCCTTGTCGAGGGCACGTTACGAGCTGGCACGCCACTTGCTGAAGGACTCGCCATGAAGGCAGCAGCGTCCTCGCAGACAACGTCCCCAGCGCCCGCAGCCGGCAAGCTGCGCCGCACGCTGGGGCCATTCGCGCTCACCTTCAACGGGCTCGGCATCATCCTGGGCGCTGGCATCTACTCGGTCATCGGCGTGGCGGCAGGCCGCGCGGGCGATGCGCTGTGGATCGCGTTCTGCGCGAGCGGCGCCGTGGCGTTCTTCACCGCCCTCACCTACGCGGAGCTCGCTACCAGCTACCCGAAGGCGAGCGCCGAGTTCACCTATCTGTCGAAAGCGTTCCCGCGGGCGCCTTCTTTCGCGGTCGTCATCGGTGTGCTCGTGGCGTTCTCGGGCATCGCGACCACAGCCACGGTCGCGCTCGCCTTCGGCGGCTACCTCGCGGGCTTCGTCGACGTGCCGCCGTTCGTCGCCGCGGTCTCCCTGATTGCCGTGGCCACCGCCATCGTGATCATCGGCACGCGCCAAGCGTCGTCGGTCACCATCGTCTTCACGCTGGTCGAGATGGCCGGGCTCATCGCGGTGGTGGTGATCGGGGCGGAGACACCGCGCTTCGGAGAGGCGCTCTCAACTCCGGTGCACTGGGGCCTGGCGAGCGCGACGGCGCTCGTCTTCTTCTCGTTCCTGGGGTTCGAAAACATCGCGAATCTGGCCGAGGAGGCCAAGAACCCAGGGCGTGACGTGCCCATCGCGATCTTTGCCAGCCTCGCGGTGGCCACCGTGCTCTACGCACTCGTTGCGCTCGCGGTGGTGGCGCTCACCCCATCCGAACAGCTGGCGGCGAGCGACGCGCCCCTCGTCACGGCGGTGGCTACCCAGTCCAGCTGGGGAGCCCGAGCCCTCGGGGGCATCGCGCTCTTCGCCACGGCGAACACGGGGCTCGCGTCCATCCTCGTCGCCAGCCGCGTGCTCTTCGGCATGGCGCGCGAGCGCGCGCTCCCGACAGTGCTCGACCGGGTGCTCGCGAAGCGCAAGACGCCTTGGGTGGCCACGCTCGTCACCAGCGCCATCGCCATGGCGATGCTGCCGCTCGGGAAGGTGGAGATCGTGGCCAGCATCTCGTCGTTCGCAGCGCTGCTCGCGTTCGTGGCCGTGAACGTGGCGCTGATCGCGCTGCGCCGCCGTGACCCAGACCGTGAGCGCCCGTTCCGTGTGCCCTTGGCGATCCGCGGCGTGCCCGTGCTCCCCATCATCGGAGTGTTGGCGAGCGTGGCGTTGCTCACACGCCTCGACTACCGGGCGCTGCTCATCGGAGGCGCGCTGGCGTTGCTCACGCTCGCGGTCGACGTGGTGGTTCGCCGGCGGAAACGCGCGGGGACCGTATGAACGGCGGTGCGGCATGAGTGAGCGCTAGGGATCAACCGCCCCGACCGCTGGCCGTCCCAGCGAGACGAGCGCGTCGCCGAAGACCATCTCGCCGAGCTGCCCACCGTCCCCCGAGTGGGTCATGGGCGCGTCGGAGAGCCCAGCGCCGAAGATGGCGGGCCGGCTCCCTGCGCGCACGTCTACACCCAGGAGGTGCGTGTGCCGCGCCGGGGCATCCACCTCGATGCGGCGCTGCGACACCGCGCCCTCGGGCGAGACGAACACGAGCCACGGGTCGGCGCCGCGCGAGATGCTCATGCCACCGTTCCAGCGGTCCCAGTCGGCCGCGCCCACGGCGAGGACTCCGCCCTCCACGAAGCGAAGCGCGTGAAGCGCGTCACCGCGACCCGAGGCGTCGATGTCCCGCTCGAGCGTGAGCGCGCCGGTCTCCCGGTCGAAGAGCGCCACGTAGCCGTCGTAGGGCACGCGGTTGCCCTCGTAGTAGACCACGCTCCCATCCGGCTCTTCGCGCACGTGCGCGCCGGCGAGCGCCACGACGCCGGCGTCGAGGGCCATGTCGAAGACCACGAACTCGCTCGTGGCCTCGGGCATCCACACGCGGGTCGCCTCGCGGGTGCCATCCGGCGCGAACGACGTCCACGCGAAGGGCAGGCGCTCGTTGTCCACCGGCGAGACGGACTGGAACACGCAGTCGCGCTGGGAGCCCTCGCCGAAGATCTCGAGCGCCGCCATGCAGCGCGGGTTGCTCCAGGTGCGGCCGACCACCACGTAGCCCGTGTCCTGGTCGACCGCGAGGTAGGGGCGCACGGCCACCTGCCGCCAGCGGAACTCGTCGTACGTCCAGGCCGCGGGCCCCACACCGTGGCGTCCATCGACCAGGCGCGTGCGGGTCTCGGTGTACGTCTCTCCGTCCCAGTCGATCCACGAGACCGCCGAGACGTGCTCGAACGTGAACTCGTCGTTCGGTCGGTTGATCTGAGTCTGGAAGGCGACCACGACGTCCTCGCCCTGCGCCGCCACGCGGACCCAGCCCTCGGCGAGCGCGTCGTCGTTCCACGTGGACTTCATGCGGAACGGCGGGCGTGGCAGGTCACCGAGGTCCGTGTCGGGCACCAGCGCGCCCGCGGGCAGCAGCGCGCGGTAGAGCAGCGATCCATGACCCGAGAAGCGCAGGAGCTCGTACGTGTCGCGCACCACGCCGCGGTGCTCGAGCGTGAGCGTGACGTCTCCGGAGGGATGCACCGTGAAGTCGTCGATGAACTCGTCGGTCTCGGTGGTGTCGTCGGCGGGATACGCCCAGAGGCGCGTGACGTCCTCGGCGGTGGCGCCCAGCGCCTCGACGATGAAGCGGCGACGGTGCTCACCGTCCGGGGTGCGCGAGGCCTGGAGGCGATGCACCCGATCGGCCGTGACGCGCAGCGCGAGCGTGCCGAAGTCGGGGCGCTCCGTGGTGTGCGAGCGCGCCGCGCCTCGTTCGATGGTGAGCACGGGATCCAGGCTGGGCGTGGAGCCGCACGCGACGAGGACCAGCAGGGAGAGCGCCAGGATTGGGCGACCGAGGGGCATCGTGGCGACAAGCTTAGCGAGCTGCGTGCGCCCTGCCAGGGGTGGTGCGGGGTGTCGCGGCGTGAGTTGCAGAGGCGTCAGGGGGTGGGCGCGGCGGCAGCCTCGAGCTCGCCCAGGCGCGTGCGGGCGGTGGCAGCGAACGGGGTGCTGCCGTGGTGCGCGAGGAAGTCGCGCAGGGCGCGCTGCTCGGCGTCGCGCTGGCCGGTGCGGCGCGTGGCGAGGGCGATGCCGCGGCGGACCTCCTGGGCCAGGCTGCCGCTGGGGTTGTCACGCAGGGCGGCGCGGAAGAGGGAGAGCGCGCCGCGCGGGTTGTTCAGGCGCTCGAGGCGCAGGGAGGCGGCTGCGACCTTGGCGACGTAGGCGGTGGAGGAGCGCGGGTGCTCGCGGACGACGCGGAGGTAGAGACGCTCGGCGGCAGGAACGCGCCCTGGCCGCGGAGGGCGTTGGCTTCGCGGAGGAGATCACGAGGGTCGGAGGCGGGGGCGGGGGAGGCCGAGGCCGAGTCGGAGGCCGAGTCGGAGGCCGAGGCCGAGGCAGAGTCCGAGGCCGAGTCCGAGTCCGAGGCCGAGGCCGAGTCCGAGTCCGAGTCCGAGTCCGAGTCCGAGTCCGAGGCCGAGGCCGAGTCCGAGTCCGAGGCCGAGGCCGAGTCCGGGGCCGGGGCCGAGGCCGGGGCCGGGGCCGGGGCCGAGGCCGGGGCCGGGGCCGGGGCCGGGGCCGGGGCCGGGGGCGTCCTGTGGACAGCCAGAGGGCTGTGAGGGCCGCCAGGAGGAGGGCTGTGGCCGCCAGGAGGAGGCCCAGGCTCGGGGCTGCACGGGGGGCGGGGCTGGGAGGCGGCGGGGGCGCGTTGGGGTGCGCGTCCAGCGCGGCGTTGATGATGGCGTCGAGATCCGCGGCGGAACGGCGGGGGGCGGGGCCCGTGGCGTCGTCCAGCGGGAAGAGCTGGCGCATCAGGGCGGCGTCGTCTTCGCCCTCGGGCATGAGAGGGTCGTTGTGGGGGTCACGCATGGCGATCTCCTCCGGGGGGAGCGGTTTCGGCGAGGGCGTCGCGCAGGCGCTTCATACCCAGGCGGGCGCGGCTGCGGGCGGTCTCGTGAGGGATGTCCAGGAGGTCGGCGATCTCCTGCATGCTGAGGCCGGCGATGTGGTGGAGCGCCACCACGCTGCGCTGCTCTTCGGGCAGGAGCTCCAGCAGCTGGACGGCCGCGCGCCGGTCGGCGTAGGGGTCGCGGGAGTCCCCCTCGCCTGCGAGGCCGCCCTTCAGCAGCCGCATCTCCGGAGCAGCGTCGCGGCGGCGGGTGGCCTCGGCGCGGTCGCGCCGCAGGTACGCAAACGTCTCGCGCGCGGTGATGCGGTCGCACCAAGCGGCGAACGAGCCGCTGCCCTCGAAGGTGGGCAGGCCGCGCAGAATGGCCAAGAGGGCCTGTTGGGCGATGTCGTCCACGTGGTCGTCGCCGCGCACCAAGTATCGCACCAGGTTGCGTACACGTGGCAGGCGCTCCCGCAGGATGTGCCCCGCCGCGGCGCGGTCGCCACGCACGGCCGCGTCGATGAGCACGCGCAGCGCGTCCTCCGCGGGGGTTCCGTCGTCGATCGTGCGCGCCATCAACATGCAGTATCACAGAGGGTCGGCGGGGCGGGATCGGGTCACAGGGGCAAACGAATCAGCGCACGCGCCCAATTCGGGCCAGCACGGCCAGCCCGAACGCCGGGGCCGCGCGCGGTGTGCGCGAAAGCGTGGAGGCGCCCGCGTCCGTGTTCACGGTGTAGAGCACGCGCTGCAGGGGGAGCTCGAGGCGCGCGTCCAGCGTCAGCCAGGCCACCGGCCCGAGCGCCAAGCGAAGCCGCAGCCCCGCCCCCACGCGCAGGTCCAGGTGCGCCCGTGAGCCCGTGCCCACGAAGCCATCGGCCACGCGCGTGGTCTCGCGCCGCACGCGCCCCACGCCGAGCGACCCCATGGGCAGCAGCGCGAAAGCGCCCCGCTCGAATGCCACCACCCCCGCCTCGAGCCAGGCCCCGGCGTGCGCCACCGAGATGGCTGCCGGCGCCGCCCGCACCCGCTGCCGCGTGCTGGCGTGTACCGTAGCGCCCAGCCACAGCCGTCCGTAGCGCCAGGCCAATGACCCACTGCCCTCGAACGCCGGCCCGTCGTCCACCACGAAGCGCAGGCCGAGGCCGGCGCCGAGCATGACCTCACTGCGCCGGGTGGACTCACTGCGTGCCGCCGCAGCGGGCTCCGCCTGCTGAGCCGCTACCACCTCCTGCGCGGTCTCGGCCGGGGGCGCTGGGGGCTGGGACACGGGAGGAGTGGCCACACCGATCTCGCCTCCCTCGGCCAGCGCCTGGAGCGCCGCCCGCACGATCACGCCCACGGTCTCGAGCGCCGCCGAGTGCTCGCGCGGACCGCTGGCCGGCACCTCGCGCACCAGCACGCGACGGGCCGCGAGATCCACGATGGTCACCTCGAGGCCACCCTCGCGCTCGGTGGTCCACACCACCACGCGTGCCTGCGTGCCCAGCGCCAGGCGCGCGGCTCGCCCGAGCGGGTCGCCCTCAACACCTCGCGGATCTCCCGGCGCTCCGGGCGGCAGCAGCACGAACGGCAGGTCCGAGGTCTGCCCCACGATGCGCTCGCGGGTGTCTGCAGGGACACCCGGATCCAACAGCCAGGTGAGCGGCTGCGCAAGCGCCAGCCCCGGCCGCGCCGAGAGCGAAGCGACCAAGACGGCGAGCCAAACCAGCGGACGCAGAAACCGCACGTCCCGAGCGGTACCATGGAGCCTCCCGCGCCGCCTCCACGAAAAAACCTGCCCGTGTTGACCCGAATGGCCGCAGCTCGCGCTCTCTCTTCCCGATGACCCACACATCCCCCCTCCTCTGCCGCAGAACGCTCGCCTCGTGCAACGTGCTCGCCTTCCTGATCCTCACCGTCGCGGGCTGCGGCACGGAGCGCGACATCGTCGCCTGCAGCTCGAGCGTGCCGTGCGCCACGGGGTCCACCTGCGTGTCGGGCGGCTGCGTCCCGAACGACGCCGCAGTCCCGAACGACGCGAACACCACGGACCTCGGCAACGGTGGAGACGCGGGGCCCGACCAGGGTGACGACGGCGGCCTGGTGGGCTTCTGCGCTGGAGCAGGCCCCTTGCTGATCCCCAGCGCCGGCGCGGCCGGTGACCGCTGCACCGGGCAGCTGGCCGAGAGCGCGTTCCGCTTCGCGGTGTGCAGCTGCGGCGAGTTCGTGGTGAGCAACACCTTCCGGACCGATTCGTTCGACAGCCGCAATGGCGTCTACGACAGCGCCAGCGCGGGGACCGCCGCAGCGTTCGGCACCAACGGGTCGGTCAACCTGGCGGCCACGGCCACCATCGGCGGCTCGGCCTGGGTGGCCGGTGCCCAGGGCCTCGGCGCCAACGCCAGCGCGCCATTGTCGGTGGCGGGCAACCTGCGCGTGGCCGGCCCCGTCGCGTCCATGTCCACGGTCACGGTGGACCTCGACGCCGACATCAACGGCGACCTCAGCGCCACCAGCGTGACCATCGACGGCTCGCTCATGCAGCCCGGGGGCGCCAGCATCACGGCGCCCACGCAAGCCATCAACGCCCAGGCTTCGGGAGTGGTCACGGTCACGCCGCCATGCGACTGTGGCTCGTCCGCCGCGGTGGACCCGGCCGCGCTGGTCGGCACGTTCGCCAGCCTGAACGACAACGCCGAGGCCGATTTCGACCCGAGCGTGCTCGCCAACCACACTGCGGGCGCCGTGGTGGACCTGCCCTGTGGGCGCCTCTACGCCCCGAGCATCGGCGGCACGGGCGCGCTCACGCTGCGCGTGGCAGGCCGCACGGCGCTCTTCGTGGGCGGTGACCTCGCGCCGGACGCCGCCTTCAGCGTTACGATCGTGGGCGACGGTGAGCTCGACCTCTTCGTGGCAGGCAACCTGGTGAGCGCATCCAGCGTCAGCCTCGGCAGCGCCGCAACGCCCTCGCGCGTGCGCCTCTACGTGGGCGGCTCGGATCCCATCGCGCTCTCGGGTGGCGGCACCTTTGCGGGCTTCGTGTATGCCCCGTCCGCACGCTTCACCATGAGCGCCGCCATCGAGATCTTCGGCGGCTTGTTCGCCAACGGCATCGTGGCGTCCGATTCGCTGACCGTGCACTACGACGACGCCATCCGTGACGCTGCGTCCGACTGCACCCCTCCCACGGGCTGTGACAGCTGCAACGACTGCGGTGGCAACGCGTGCATCGGCGGGGCCTGCGGGGCTTGCGTCACCGACGCCGACTGCTGCGCCCCGCTCACGTGCTTCGAAGGCGTGTGCTCCCCGGCTTTCGAGTGACCCAGCGCGCACGTGCGTGACCTTTCAGGCAAGCGCGACTACAACGCCGCCTCATGCCCAACCAGACCCGCATCGTGCGTCCGGGGCCCACCCCGGACACCGTCGTCACCGAGCAGAAGGAGACGCTGCGTGTCCCCCCGGGGTGGGAGCGTCTGCCACCCGGAGACGCGGGCCTGACACGCCGCGTGAAGGCCGCAGGGCCGAGCTGGACGGTGCAAGAAAAGGTGGGGCGCAAGCTCTTCTCGCGGGGGGTGTGGGCCCCGGGTTTGAACATTCGTGCGGCGCGCACCACGCTCGACGAAGAGCGCGCCGACCCGGCGTACGAGAAGCGCCTGACCGCCGCGCGAGTGCGCCGCGAGAAGAAGCAGGACGCCTACGTGGAGGACTTCCGCGGGGCGGTGCTGGCCTTCCTGGACTTCGACCCGCGCTTCGACGCGCTGGCGCAGCGGCTCGCGGACGCCGTCACCACGCACGCCACGCCGGTGGGCAGCGGCACCGTCGCACGCACGGAGCGGATCCCCATCGACGAGCGCGCCGAGTCGGCGGTCATCGCGTGGATGCGTCACCAGACCACCGCCTACGACGGAATGGTCATCCCCCGCATCAAGGGCGAGCGCCGCCGCGTGCGACGCATGCTGGCCGAGCGCTCGAAGTTGCTGCTCTCGCGCTACCGTCGCGGCGAAGCTCCTCAGGAAGGCCGCTGCCCCCTCGTGAGCGCCCTCTCGGGGTGAAGCACGGACGGCCTCGAGCCGATGCGCTACCCTCCGCACCGCCATGCCCGCTTCTCCCTCCGAGCACACCCTTCGCATCGTCCTCACCGGAGGCCCCGGGGGAGGAAAGACCACCGCGGCCGACCTGCTGCGCCGCGAGTTCTCCGACCGCGTGGCGCTGGTGCCCGAGACGGCCACCATGCTCTTCACGGGAGGCTTCCCGCGCGTGGCCGAACCCGAGGCCGTGCGCGCCACGCAGACCGCCATCTATCACGTGCAGCGCCACCTCGAAGAGGTGCAGGCGGCCCGCTTCCCGGGTCAGATCCTGCTGTGCGACCGTGGCACGGTGGACGGCGCCGCCTACTGGCCCGGTGAGCCCGCGGGCTTCTTCGAGGCGCTCGGCACCACGCTCGAGGACGAGCTGGCGCGCTACCACCACGTGATCTTCTTCGAGACCGCCGCCGTGGGTGGGCACTCCATCGCCAGCGGCAACCCGGCCCGCATCGAGTCGGAGGCCGCGGCCGTCGCGCTCGACAAGGGCCTGCGCACGCTCTGGCAACAGCACCCGCGCTTTCACTTCGTGCCCCACGGGCCCAGCTTCCTGGCGAAAATCACAACAGGGCTGCACACGCTGACCGAGATCCTGGCCGGCGCACGGAACCACCACGACTGAAGGCCGATTCTGTCCGGCGTTCTGACGCCGAGGGCTATTCCGTACCGCCACTCGCGGTGGTAGGGTCCGGCCGCGATGAAGCCAGCTGGACACTACGTCGTGGACGCCTATGGCCTCACGACCGACGCATTCGTGGCCGTGCACGGGCGCTTCTTCCTGGTGCACACCGCGCCCGCAGAGCCAGCGGCGCTGGACGACTCCTCCGATGAGTGGGCGTCGGCCATGGCGTACAACACCACGTACGGGCCGAACCCCGGGTCCATGACACCCGAGGTGGAGGCGGCCTACAACGCGGTGCGCGACTTTCAGGTGTCCGAGGTGCGCAAGCGGAAGGGCAACCCCTTCCCGGACCGTGTCAGCGTGGGGCGCGCGCGCAACTGTGACGTGGTGCTGCGCTACTCGTACGTGTCCAAGCTGCACGCTCACTTCGTCGCAGCCGACGGCGCTGCAGACGCCAGCACCGAGTTCAGCCTGGTGGACCAGAAGTCGCACAACGGCAGCGCGGTCAACGGAAAGCCGGTGCAGCCCGGGCGGCCCGCGCCCGTGGTGAGCGGCGACGAGCTGGTGCTCGGGTCCCTGCGGTTGCGCCTCATGGACGCCGGCCGGTTCATCGCGTTCATCAAGCGCGAGAGCCAGCGCCCCAAGTCGCGCTACTGAAGCGGCCCTAGAGGCCCAGCAGCCGACAGCCGGCAGCGCTGAGCGCCGAGACCGC
Encoded here:
- a CDS encoding DUF2804 domain-containing protein, coding for MTETSALPLPPAAIRVDGAWQFGRYVQPFAAPDFGNPLTNRFRLKEWHYSSFATDSWFFAVGLVQLGYAANAFAYLVDRKRPTHPARQFEAISPLGSALRFAPSSVSGTTRWQRRNAKVEFEWMAPEWRIKLDIPFEDAPLRGELRLARDEALALLHPLTKDRPAYTHKAAGMKATGVLDLGDQRLDFREAYGTLDWTRSLANRETRWKWASFAGRSKAGDIVGLNLSAEVYDDAAGDSRENGFWLNGKVHPLGGVRFELPKDPGVSDWRIVSRSTAGGRPEVELTFEPFGARRQNLDLRLVRSDFIQPYGVFRGQVLGHEVDQVFGVVEDHLAVW
- a CDS encoding amino acid permease — translated: MKAAASSQTTSPAPAAGKLRRTLGPFALTFNGLGIILGAGIYSVIGVAAGRAGDALWIAFCASGAVAFFTALTYAELATSYPKASAEFTYLSKAFPRAPSFAVVIGVLVAFSGIATTATVALAFGGYLAGFVDVPPFVAAVSLIAVATAIVIIGTRQASSVTIVFTLVEMAGLIAVVVIGAETPRFGEALSTPVHWGLASATALVFFSFLGFENIANLAEEAKNPGRDVPIAIFASLAVATVLYALVALAVVALTPSEQLAASDAPLVTAVATQSSWGARALGGIALFATANTGLASILVASRVLFGMARERALPTVLDRVLAKRKTPWVATLVTSAIAMAMLPLGKVEIVASISSFAALLAFVAVNVALIALRRRDPDRERPFRVPLAIRGVPVLPIIGVLASVALLTRLDYRALLIGGALALLTLAVDVVVRRRKRAGTV
- a CDS encoding RNA polymerase sigma factor, with product MARTIDDGTPAEDALRVLIDAAVRGDRAAAGHILRERLPRVRNLVRYLVRGDDHVDDIAQQALLAILRGLPTFEGSGSFAAWCDRITARETFAYLRRDRAEATRRRDAAPEMRLLKGGLAGEGDSRDPYADRRAAVQLLELLPEEQRSVVALHHIAGLSMQEIADLLDIPHETARSRARLGMKRLRDALAETAPPGGDRHA
- a CDS encoding DUF2293 domain-containing protein; translation: MPNQTRIVRPGPTPDTVVTEQKETLRVPPGWERLPPGDAGLTRRVKAAGPSWTVQEKVGRKLFSRGVWAPGLNIRAARTTLDEERADPAYEKRLTAARVRREKKQDAYVEDFRGAVLAFLDFDPRFDALAQRLADAVTTHATPVGSGTVARTERIPIDERAESAVIAWMRHQTTAYDGMVIPRIKGERRRVRRMLAERSKLLLSRYRRGEAPQEGRCPLVSALSG
- a CDS encoding AAA family ATPase, yielding MPASPSEHTLRIVLTGGPGGGKTTAADLLRREFSDRVALVPETATMLFTGGFPRVAEPEAVRATQTAIYHVQRHLEEVQAARFPGQILLCDRGTVDGAAYWPGEPAGFFEALGTTLEDELARYHHVIFFETAAVGGHSIASGNPARIESEAAAVALDKGLRTLWQQHPRFHFVPHGPSFLAKITTGLHTLTEILAGARNHHD
- a CDS encoding FHA domain-containing protein, which translates into the protein MAYNTTYGPNPGSMTPEVEAAYNAVRDFQVSEVRKRKGNPFPDRVSVGRARNCDVVLRYSYVSKLHAHFVAADGAADASTEFSLVDQKSHNGSAVNGKPVQPGRPAPVVSGDELVLGSLRLRLMDAGRFIAFIKRESQRPKSRY